From Falco naumanni isolate bFalNau1 chromosome 4, bFalNau1.pat, whole genome shotgun sequence:
TGGGGCACTTCTGTATTTACTTCATATTCCACACCTTCCCCGGAGACTCACCCACACGACTGGCACAGCAGCGATATGAGCTGACGCCTGCCAGCTCTCAGCCGAGCAGCTCAGGCACTGGGTACGGCTTTGCTGCAGACTCCACAAGGATTCATTGCTTGAGCAGACACCCAGCTTCTCAGGCAGGTTCTGCAGTCCACGCTGGCCTCCACCACCGCTTGACCATGCCAGCAAGGAAGAGCTGCAGCGCAGGTGTGCCATGCTTACACCCACAGCTGGCAGGAGAACTAGGGGAGCGAACTCATGCAGATACCAACACCACCAGCCACCCACAGCAATGTCAGCATGACAGGAGTCACCCCCACAAACAGGTGGAGTCAGGCTGCTTCATTTGCTGTGGACCTCAGCTAGTACTCCTGTAACGCGGCAGTTAAGAGACTCTACTAGTGGCTGACCCAGAAATTATCAGTTTACTTAAACCCACAAAAGCGAGAGGTAAGTTTTGTTGTCCTTCTGTTCTGGATGCTTTCAGAGCTGAAGCCCTACAGACACCGAGCCCAATATGACATGAACCCAAGGTCTTCAGTGGAAGAGTTTTCTCCTGTTGATGTGTAACAAAGATTCACTTGCTATGTGTCAACACAAGCGCATTCCAGTGGTTTCCATCACACAAACTCTTTGGGGTATTCACcagaaatatttagaattaaGTACTACCATGATTTCTGAAGCGGTTTTCTGGAGTTTACAAATACCACAGAGATGAATATTTACAACCCCAATTCTTCTCTACTGTTGCTGCAAGGCATGAATGCAAAAGGCCTGGCCAACCAGCATACAAAGAATACAGACTGGAAAAGTGCCACGgaaatgaaaaggttttatATTCTTTGCAAGAATGTTTGAGTCACTTAGCCTACTAAAAGTGTTTTGAGGTGCTTTCACTGTtgattgtgtttgttttccaggcTCACTGCCACTACATCACAGTGAAAAACTTTGTAGAAACCGTGGAAAAACTTGAGACCAAGGCTGGCATCCAGAAGATTATGAAACATCTTTGTGACCTCTTTGCATTACACGGGATCTTCTCAAATGCAGGACTCTTCTTGCATGACGGATACATATCTGGAGCTCAAATGGACATGGTCACAGCATCATACCTGGACCTCCTGGCTGTTGTTCGGTGAGCAGCTGCTCTAGCATGAGAGGAAATACACAGCTATTCAGTTTGTCCCTGTGAAAGATATAAAATGGTGCTGCTGTACCTATGGCAACATTTCCAAAGCCAATTCACCTCATTCAGTTTTTGTTTTCGTTGGCTGCCAGCACTAGAAATTGATTGAAACATCTACACAGAGCTTGTTCTCACAGCAAAACAGACCTAAGTGTCCAGCTCCTCTGCAATCTCTAAATTAAAGTTCTGTAACATGAAATCTTAAATTATAGATCAAGAAATCCTGAACACTCTACCACTTGCTGTAGCGCAAAAGCAGGATAATATGTAGtcagagcagcactggcaggaggcagccacAGCAACCGATCATATGCTGCAAAACCTGCTTAAGCCACAGCTAATACAGCCTACACTGTTGCCATGGCTGAGTTGCAACTGGTACCCAAACAATCCTGCCTACAGCTAGTTCAGATGCATCTGCTCGAGACCAGTTATGACTATGTGAATTCTGAGATATGCTAAGGTTTTAACTCACCACAACACTCATTAAGGCCTTTTGACGAAGGGTTCATCTTCCACTGATCAGTGCTGTTTGTTAAGAACAGATTAATTTACAGTGCAAAGTAGTGAGTTGCAACTGTATGTAAAATTCTACTTAAGCTACCTTAGAAAGGTAGAAAAATAAGAACACACCGTAACAGAGCTGAACAGGACTGAGCCGAACAGCAAGCATTTTCAGAACTGATCACAGAATTCAAGGTTAAGCAATAAGCTTAACATGATGTTTTCAAAAACCTAACCCACTGTTGTCTCTGGAATTCATTGCCACTTCTCTGTGTTAGTCCACGCCTTGTTAACAGGCTTCAAGAATGGAGTGGGTGTTTACTGGGTAATTAAAAGTCAGTTATTTACAATTAGTAGAAAGGATACAAACACTTCCCAGTCTGTAGCAAAAACCCATCCTTTCCCAAACGCCCAAGCAGCCCTTTCCTAAAAGGAACTGGAAGATGCAAACCACTTTGCATCCTTGTACCTCAGGGATGACTGACAGCCAGCATGACTTCCTACACccaggaaaatgggaaaacaaggaaaaagaaaccatcTCTTGCTCAGAAGATGCTGTCATTACATACTTGTCCTTACACTCTAGCTATCTGTTGCTGACTGCTGCCAAATTGGCCCCTGGGCTAAATAAATGAGCCGTTGCTGCTGTTCAGGGTTGCTTTGTTCTTACAGACAGAGTAGAACACCTCGACACCCCTTGATGAGGTAATAGAAATACTTTAGAGTAGATGAAGGCTGGAGATCAGCAAAGCACATCAATCTAGTAGCAACCTTATtccattttgtaaaacaaacacatacagcataagaaaaaaggaaaaaaaaaaacacagcaaaggcCAAAAGAACTGGCAGTGTCTGCTGAGAAAACACCTGACATGAGACTGAGTCCTAAATTAGGGAATTAGGGATGGAGCCCAGGTGGTTACAAGACCCTGCGAATATACCCATTCAACAGCACAGACAACTCAGGGCATTAGTAGAACACACCTCTGAGGAATCGAAACAAGTAGGATTTtccccacagcacaggcaagaGGGAAAACTGGCACAGGCTTTTTAGGCTGAAGAACCTGGACAACTGACTTTCAAGTTCACCTTTGACTTAATTGCTGCCCTTACAAAGCAATACTCACTTCAGTAATACAAATGTCATTTATCTGCTCCATAGGAAGGATGCCGTTCCACTAGTGGACGCTTTTGATTTCACAGATAAGAGCTTGAATTCTGCGCTTGGCAGTTACGACGGACAAGTTTACCAACGGCTTTACGAGTGGGCTCAGAAGTCACCGACCAACAAGCAGGTATGGATGCTGGACTACAGCCAGGCAACTTCTGCATTAACCAGAGCAgaaattgtttgtttttcttttaataaaagcaattcAGATAAAAGCAAGTAGAATAAGAGCTTTTAATTCTTAGTATCTCAGTCTGAACAATCACCTGTGATACTCCAGTTATGCCACCTGTAATCTTAGCTCAGGCATTTAACCTCCCAGCCCCCAGAGTACTAGAGCTTGTACCAGGGAGCTGGACGGTCACCTGCCACCAAtgtggttttagtttttaaacTTGTATCAGTGAGGTTACATTGTACAAAACAAGGTAACACAAAAGTCTGTTTACATACTTTACAATTATGGAACAACACTGGGTGGCTGCAAGAGCCCCTAAATGCAGGGTATTTTCCAAGAACTGGTACTTTTACTAGTGCAatacttaaatttttcttaACAGTATGTTTAACCAGAAAGCGTATAAATGTTAAACAAGGCAATTTCATCCCTCATGGTCTTCAGCACTTTACTTTCATTTAATTCGTCCATATTGTGGAGTAATGTAAAATTCTGCATGATGTAAATAACTACTGCTGTGTCTGAAAACTCATTTTGCCTTAAGTGAGATTTTTACTGTAGTAATCAGCAACCCTTTGAAACTACAGCTGAACACAAAATTCGCCTTCAGCAAACATTCAAGTTGAAGCATATTTTTTGAAGTTAAATAGTATGCTGTCCCATTTGGGATAAGTGTTATGTATTGGTTATAAAGGACAGCACATGCTATAGGGAAAGAGATCTTACACATGGCAGAAGTAGccagtggtttggttttgttgtgttttgtggggcttttttaaACAGCCTAGCTTTCTATATTTCAGAGAtcattcttaagaaaaaaattagtgttttccttcttcattaCTATTAATTCCCTTCCACATTCTCTTTCTGAATAGATGAGCCCAGCCTACGAGAGGTATTTGAAGCCACTTCTCCACAACACGCTATCAAAATTATGAAGACCGTGATCTAAGTGAACACCACACATTTCCTCCTGTTCTTTGTGCAGCAGTAGATTTATGAAGCATCAGTAGTTACTAATCAAAATTAATAACCAGTTACTACTTGCAGTTGCAACAAGTGTGAAACAAGATGCTTAGCCAGTCATTTGCATTTAATCAGACAGAAGCCAAAGCTGAGTGGTACCCACTGCTATGAGGCAATCTACTTGAAAATCACCTAGGCTTTGCCATTTTCTAACCAGAAGCGTCCCAGTAGCATCAAAACTATGCCATCTGgctttcttattcttttttctaaatccaCTATATGacaattaaggaaaaaaaatccaaaccacatTATGAGCTCCCCTTCAGTGAGTTTACAATTACAGTGTGTGAAACTGTACAGTGCCttcaaaaacaaaccccagaaacccaaactttacaaaaaaaatcaaaatttataTTACAAAGTACATCTGTTTGGACAATTAAAATAGTTGTTACATTGCTCAGCAGTGGAGTACTCCTGGCTAATGAAGATTCAGAGAAAGCTgatgccagctcctgcctgcagaatTTACTTCCCCATTAATAGTCGCTCATACTGTCTTTCTATAAATCTCAGGCTCCAATAAAGTATATTATTTGGAATACTGCTTCTCTAATTATTATACTTTGTAATTACAGAAAGGGCAGGCTAATCCAGGCCAGTCATTAATTTGCTAGTAAATGAAGTGTTGCAAAGAACATCTTGTGATTATAATTCAATGCCAGTTAACACACGATATTTCTTACCAAGTGTTGCAGGAAAGAAACAACCACGTTTCCTGAGCTCCATcagttcagcttttctttccctccttaaaGGTAGAATAAAGCTCTTACTGCCTCTTACTACAAAAGTCAAAAACCCTGTAATATATgaagagggggagaaagaaCATGACAGAGAAATACACCCAGGGCGGGCGGGCCTTTTGAATGAGATGGGATTGAAAGCTCCCATCTTCAAGAACCAGCAACCACCACAGAAATCCAGACCCCCTCTTACATCCCCAAAACGCTGTGGTCTGCACAGCCCAGTGTGAAGCAGTTGTAATAAGGACTTGCAACAGGCAGTTGTGACAAGAACTTCACAGGAGAACAAGATCCATTCATCAAAGTGGGTATCAACTCTCTTATTCCCCAAAGCATTCAAGCTAGAACATAACCAGAAATTCTATTAATAACTATGGCGAAGCACCCAAGACAAGCAGAAATGGCCATACAAAATCgactgaaaacacagaacttgACTCCCTTGACTTGGAGCATCATCAGAACCAGCACCCTACCGTTAGTAAGTCATTAGATAAATTGCTGACAAACCAGATAACGCTACTTAGCGGATACAAGTGTTTAGGCTCTGTGTTCCCGCCAACCCTATCCCTTTAGCCAGTACAAGTACTTGCCATTTTTTTAGTCATAAAgcacttttcaaaacacaagctTTTTCTATAATGCTGAGGACAGTTGACTCAACAGATTAAtataaaaaggaacaaagtaCATTGGTAATAGAGGAGAATGGAGCCCTACCAGAGCATCTCAGCTactctgcagcacagaaaaatgggGTTCAGgtgagggggttttgtttggttttggttaaGTATTTGAGTTCtagaagacaaaaagaaaatacaaaatattattctgtatttcacatttttattagcTTCTTGCTGGCAGGCATTACACTTGGGAATAATATTGCACCaggcattaaaaatatgaattctACCACAGGGACATTTTGCATTTAGAAtccaatataaatatttctaatcATATTTCCATGGCTACAGATAATATTTGGTTGCTTGATTTATATGCATAGAAAGAAACAGTTGTCATAACTGTAAGAAACTGTACTTATCAAGTACTTTCAAAGGGTGGATTTGTTTTCCTATAATATTACAATactgtttgtttatttagaaACTAAATTAGTCTACATGATAGcagctcttccccagctgcattttaaactcattttgtttcttgctcCCAGTGTCATAGCATTAGATGAATTAGAAACTATTTAAACGGAGGTAATTTTAGCACTTTAAGTCGAGTCAGAGAATTGTGTTAATGACACAAAATACCCTATTGTACTAATTCTTCGGACTCCctctttcaaacaaaaaggTGTCTTGACTAAACAGGCACAtgcatggtttttttctgaacaggaCAAAAGGACAGAGCTGCTAGAGAACGAAACTCCTCCAGTCCTTACTGATAAACAATAAATAGTcgtataaaaaaaaaaagcccacattGTTGCTTTAGTCAAAATCCAGACTCTCTTGGGTTTACTGTCCAATTAAGTTGCTAATCACCAAGCGGCTCCTGTGGAGTCAGAATCAGTCATCTGTTTTCCGTGCCAATCTACAGAAAGTCCAGTTGTGCTCCACTGTGTTTTCATTGGCACGCTCGCTCATATGATGAACTCTGGTATTCCTGATCGTGAAGCCTTGCTTTGTGATGTACTCCATGAGATGGACTCTGAGCGACACTTCCTGATGGTAATCGCATGGCCCAAAAGTGAAGGAAACCTGGCAGTCCCTGGTGTCCATCATATGCTTATTCCACTTTGTGAAGTGGTTTGAAATGCCTTCCAGTAACGAATGGACTTTCGTTGTGATAGTGAGCTGCGTGATGATTACAGCCACTGGGTTGGAATACTTGGAAAGCTTCCGGGTGCTGGACAGCTCCACCACCTCCTCAAAGGTATCCACGGGATACAGCGGCTTGGGGTCATTAAGACACTGAATTAGCGGTTCAATCTGATAGAAGTCCGCTTCCTTCCGAAGCAGGTCGAACTCCTTGAAGTCCAGTGGCAAAGTGAGCTCTGAGGTCCTTAAAAAGTTAAGAACATAACGGAAAAGTGGTCCATCTCTGTCAATAAAGTAATTGCCCTGAGAGTCCCTGGCAGTGGGGAAGTCTCCCCTGAACATGGCCCCAAGCATTGAGTCAGGATATCTCGTTAGAGTTGTGAGGGATGTCGTATACATGTGTCCACCCACATTTAGCGTGACTGGATCAGTCATCTAGAAAGAGAGAAATTGCAGAGTTTATCAAGCCACCACAAGAAGATTCGATCACCTCACTGACACACATGGTAAATACTGTTTGAAAAGTGCAGGCTGTGGAGAGAATCACGCCTCTTCCATTTGAAGCCTTTAAGCAGCATCAAACCTGAACAAATCCAAGCCACCTAGCAACAAGGCACAACCGGCAACTAGACAGGATGATACTTAACATTCAGAAGGCATATTTCCAGAATGCTTTAGAAATCTTAACAATGGAGCTACTGTCACAGAAGCAAGTTTTGCATTTGGGCAAcaagtttttttcctattctacAGATGGGGAAATGAGAACAGAGAGATTTCCTGAAGAACAAGTTAGTCTGAATGAGGCCCATCAGTGTTCCTTACTTTCACAATCTGTCTCTCAttctagaacaaaaaaaaaaaaagaaagaaaaaggaaaaaaaaaatcagctgaacAAGTCTTAagcctctttctctctctcaaaataGGATGACAGCGCAAGTTTAGACACAGGACCAAGAGCTCACAATCAAAATAATCCACGCTCTGGTTAACAGGAAtcattaaaacaagcaaacaaaaaagaacttTCGGCTTTTAActctaaaaagaaacatttattaGCAAATCAGCATGCTGTGTAGAAGAGGGGGGCAGAGCACAAACCAGTCTGCATCAGCTTCCAAATAGCACATGAGgaagcaagagagaaaggaaCACAAATCCCATCTGGCCACCAACCCTAACAACCAGGACCGAGGCCAGCCAGAGAAAAGAGACATATGCATGGCAGCAGAATGtttagagaaagagaagaggagaaaaataatgtgcGTTTGTCTAGTTTGAGACAGAgtttacaaggaaaaatactcttcttcataaataaaatgacaaaGTCCTACAACTTATACGCAGGAATCACAC
This genomic window contains:
- the KCTD6 gene encoding BTB/POZ domain-containing protein KCTD6 translates to MDNGDWGYMMTDPVTLNVGGHMYTTSLTTLTRYPDSMLGAMFRGDFPTARDSQGNYFIDRDGPLFRYVLNFLRTSELTLPLDFKEFDLLRKEADFYQIEPLIQCLNDPKPLYPVDTFEEVVELSSTRKLSKYSNPVAVIITQLTITTKVHSLLEGISNHFTKWNKHMMDTRDCQVSFTFGPCDYHQEVSLRVHLMEYITKQGFTIRNTRVHHMSERANENTVEHNWTFCRLARKTDD